One Mycolicibacter sp. MU0083 DNA window includes the following coding sequences:
- a CDS encoding LLM class F420-dependent oxidoreductase, producing MKLGLQLGYWGAQPPQNHAELVAAAENNDFDAVFTAEAWGSDAYTPLAWLGSSTSRVRLGTSVVQLSARTPTACAMAALTLDHLSGGRHILGLGVSGPQVVEGWYGQRFGKPLARTREYIDILRQVWAREAPVTSAGPHYPLPISGEGTTGLGKALKPITHPRRTDIPVMLGAEGPKNIALAAEIADGWLPIFYSPRLAGMYNEWLDEGFARPGARRTRENFEICATANIVITDDRAAAFAGMKPYLALYMGGMGAEDTNFHADVYRRMGYAEVVDDVTKLFRNNQKDKAAEVIPDELVDDAAIVGDIDYVRKQIKVWEAAGVTMMVVSGRSTEQIEQLASLV from the coding sequence ATGAAGCTGGGACTGCAACTGGGCTATTGGGGCGCGCAGCCGCCGCAGAACCACGCTGAACTGGTGGCCGCGGCCGAGAATAACGATTTCGACGCCGTGTTCACCGCCGAGGCCTGGGGGTCCGACGCTTACACGCCGCTGGCTTGGTTGGGTTCCTCGACGTCGCGGGTGCGGCTGGGTACGTCGGTGGTGCAGCTGTCGGCGCGCACCCCGACCGCGTGCGCCATGGCCGCGTTGACGCTGGACCACCTCTCCGGCGGGCGGCACATTCTGGGCCTGGGTGTGTCCGGGCCGCAGGTAGTCGAGGGTTGGTACGGCCAGCGTTTCGGTAAGCCGTTGGCTCGCACCCGTGAGTACATCGACATCCTGCGTCAGGTCTGGGCGCGTGAGGCCCCGGTGACCAGCGCCGGTCCGCACTACCCGCTGCCGATCAGCGGTGAGGGCACCACCGGGCTGGGCAAGGCGCTCAAGCCGATCACCCACCCCCGTCGCACCGACATCCCGGTGATGCTCGGCGCCGAGGGACCGAAGAACATCGCGCTGGCCGCCGAGATCGCCGACGGCTGGCTGCCGATCTTCTACTCGCCCCGACTGGCCGGCATGTACAACGAGTGGCTCGATGAAGGCTTCGCCCGGCCCGGCGCGCGGCGTACCCGCGAGAACTTCGAGATCTGCGCGACCGCCAACATCGTGATCACCGACGATCGCGCTGCGGCGTTCGCGGGGATGAAGCCGTACCTGGCGCTCTACATGGGTGGCATGGGCGCCGAGGACACGAACTTCCACGCCGACGTCTACCGCCGGATGGGCTATGCCGAGGTCGTCGACGACGTGACGAAGCTGTTCCGCAACAACCAGAAGGACAAGGCCGCCGAGGTGATCCCCGACGAGCTGGTGGATGACGCCGCGATCGTCGGGGACATCGACTATGTCCGCAAGCAGATCAAGGTCTGGGAGGCCGCGGGGGTCACCATGATGGTGGTCAGCGGTCGCAGCACCGAGCAGATTGAGCAGCTGGCCTCGCTGGTCTAG
- a CDS encoding DUF5631 domain-containing protein, whose protein sequence is MSGGMLGNVARLAGSAQDIAQQTPAAGITPTTATSPVPQTAAPVAPTPASVTSAQIGPTPVTPSGPLPGYGADLRPAAASAPVAPAAPGSPAAPAPGGPTAPASGGPTVASTGDRSAASGRPAAGGGQSGASVAANMGVGATAGAGAGTAARRLAERQDLQRKVDAVARQAPGLAWAAGLRDDETTTVLTTDLAGGWIPPIVKLPPGVTVLGPAHRRPQTSAVDLLGAVIAAVEHQPNAYVAEPGSNDLLPGGGERARYGQHVDELGPMLIDAAGTSGRLPRIVQTVARAVARRSGVADNEVEIFRQVLTDMQEQVLGAYPRHTPEDVSDWMLLAAIDALIDGSEELSRYHLAWHLAVAVAKHAR, encoded by the coding sequence ATGTCGGGAGGGATGCTGGGCAACGTGGCCCGATTGGCCGGTTCGGCGCAAGACATCGCTCAGCAGACACCGGCCGCGGGGATCACTCCGACAACGGCGACGTCACCGGTGCCCCAGACGGCCGCGCCGGTCGCCCCAACTCCCGCTTCCGTCACGTCGGCGCAGATCGGTCCCACCCCCGTGACACCGTCGGGGCCGCTGCCCGGGTACGGGGCCGACCTGCGCCCGGCGGCTGCGTCGGCACCCGTCGCGCCGGCGGCTCCCGGTTCCCCCGCGGCGCCTGCGCCCGGTGGTCCCACCGCGCCGGCCTCCGGTGGCCCCACGGTGGCGTCGACCGGAGACCGTTCGGCAGCATCGGGCAGACCGGCGGCCGGTGGTGGGCAGTCGGGTGCTTCGGTGGCCGCGAATATGGGGGTCGGCGCCACCGCCGGGGCTGGCGCCGGTACGGCTGCGCGGCGACTGGCCGAACGCCAGGACCTGCAGCGAAAGGTCGACGCGGTGGCTCGTCAGGCGCCAGGCCTTGCCTGGGCGGCGGGGCTGCGCGATGACGAGACGACGACGGTCCTGACCACCGATCTGGCCGGCGGTTGGATACCGCCGATCGTCAAGCTCCCGCCGGGCGTGACCGTGCTGGGTCCGGCCCACCGCCGTCCACAGACCAGTGCGGTAGACCTGCTCGGCGCGGTGATCGCAGCCGTCGAACATCAGCCGAATGCCTATGTCGCCGAACCCGGATCGAATGATCTGCTGCCCGGCGGCGGCGAACGTGCCCGCTACGGCCAGCATGTCGACGAGCTAGGCCCGATGCTCATCGACGCGGCGGGTACCAGTGGGCGTTTGCCGCGCATCGTGCAGACCGTGGCCCGTGCGGTGGCGCGTCGATCGGGCGTCGCCGACAACGAAGTCGAGATCTTCCGTCAGGTACTCACCGACATGCAGGAGCAAGTGCTGGGGGCCTATCCCCGGCACACGCCCGAAGACGTCTCCGATTGGATGTTGTTGGCCGCCATCGACGCCCTGATCGACGGCAGTGAAGAACTTTCCCGCTACCACCTGGCGTGGCATCTAGCGGTGGCGGTGGCCAAGCACGCTCGCTAG
- a CDS encoding gamma carbonic anhydrase family protein: MQLFSFNGRSPRIAPTAFVAPTATLIGDVTVEAGASIWFGAILRADDAPIVVREGANVQDGSVLHVPPGVPVDIGPGATIAHMCLIHGAHIGAESLVGNHATVLDGAVIGSRTLIAAGSTVLAGTKIPDGVLVIGAPAVVKGPIAGTGAEVWINANPPYYRNLAQRYREGLAPVEPS, translated from the coding sequence ATGCAGCTGTTCTCGTTCAACGGACGTTCGCCGCGGATCGCCCCGACTGCTTTCGTCGCTCCCACCGCGACGCTGATCGGCGACGTCACCGTCGAAGCCGGTGCCTCGATCTGGTTCGGCGCCATCCTGCGAGCCGACGACGCGCCCATCGTGGTGCGGGAGGGTGCGAACGTCCAGGACGGCTCGGTGCTGCATGTGCCGCCCGGGGTGCCGGTGGATATCGGGCCGGGCGCGACGATCGCCCACATGTGCCTCATTCACGGCGCGCACATCGGTGCGGAGTCGCTGGTCGGCAATCACGCCACCGTGCTCGACGGCGCGGTGATCGGCAGTCGCACCTTGATCGCGGCGGGCTCGACGGTGTTGGCCGGCACCAAGATCCCCGACGGGGTGCTGGTGATCGGCGCGCCCGCCGTCGTCAAGGGGCCGATCGCCGGTACCGGCGCGGAGGTCTGGATCAACGCCAACCCCCCGTACTACCGGAACCTCGCCCAGCGCTATCGCGAGGGGCTGGCGCCGGTCGAGCCGAGTTAA
- a CDS encoding Rieske 2Fe-2S domain-containing protein, producing the protein MSTDNADVGVRHIDTGTLPDRYARGWHCLGPVKEFLDGKPHSINAFGAKLVVFGDSKGELHVLDAYCRHMGGDLSRGEIKGDEIACPFHDWRWGGDGRCKLVPYSKRTPRVARTQSFPTDVRGGLLFIYNDPEGNPPPDEVRIPEIPEWSSGEWTDWRWNSMVIDSNCRDIIDNVTDFAHFFYIHYGLPTSFKNVFEGHIASQYLHNVGRSDVPGLGTSYGGSELDSEASYFGPSFMINWLHNSYGGFKAESILINCHYPISQDQFRLMWGVIVQKPKGLDDATTEKIADAMTDGVSKGFLQDVEIWTHKSRIENPLLVEEDGAVYQLRRWYSQFYVDAADVTPEMTDRFEIEIDATVANEKWNAEVAENLRLQAEAEESEKAAETVKAE; encoded by the coding sequence GTGAGCACTGACAACGCCGACGTAGGCGTCCGCCACATCGACACGGGCACACTTCCGGACCGCTATGCCCGGGGCTGGCACTGCCTCGGACCGGTGAAGGAGTTCCTGGACGGCAAGCCGCACTCCATCAATGCCTTCGGCGCCAAGCTGGTGGTGTTCGGCGATTCCAAGGGCGAGCTGCACGTGCTCGACGCCTACTGCCGGCACATGGGCGGCGACCTCAGCCGCGGCGAGATCAAGGGCGACGAGATCGCCTGCCCGTTCCACGACTGGCGCTGGGGCGGCGACGGCCGCTGCAAGCTGGTGCCCTACTCCAAGCGGACGCCGCGGGTGGCGCGCACCCAATCCTTCCCCACCGACGTCCGTGGCGGTCTGCTGTTCATCTACAACGACCCGGAGGGCAACCCGCCGCCCGACGAGGTGCGGATCCCGGAGATCCCGGAGTGGTCCAGCGGTGAATGGACCGACTGGCGCTGGAACTCCATGGTGATCGACTCCAACTGCCGCGACATCATCGACAACGTCACCGACTTCGCGCACTTCTTCTACATCCACTACGGCCTGCCGACGTCGTTCAAGAACGTCTTCGAGGGGCACATCGCCTCGCAGTACCTGCACAACGTCGGCCGCTCCGACGTGCCCGGCCTGGGTACCAGCTACGGCGGTTCCGAACTGGACTCCGAGGCCTCCTACTTCGGCCCGTCGTTCATGATCAACTGGCTGCACAACAGCTACGGCGGCTTCAAGGCCGAATCCATCCTGATCAACTGCCACTACCCGATCAGCCAGGACCAGTTCCGGCTGATGTGGGGCGTCATCGTGCAGAAGCCCAAGGGCCTCGACGACGCCACCACGGAGAAGATCGCCGACGCCATGACCGACGGCGTCAGCAAGGGCTTCCTGCAGGACGTCGAGATCTGGACGCACAAGAGCCGTATCGAAAACCCGCTGCTGGTCGAGGAAGACGGTGCGGTCTACCAGTTGCGTCGGTGGTACTCGCAGTTCTACGTCGACGCCGCCGACGTCACGCCGGAGATGACCGACCGCTTCGAGATCGAGATCGACGCCACGGTGGCCAACGAGAAGTGGAACGCCGAGGTCGCCGAGAACCTGCGGTTGCAGGCCGAAGCGGAGGAGTCCGAGAAGGCCGCCGAAACCGTTAAGGCAGAGTAG
- a CDS encoding acetoacetate decarboxylase family protein produces MALSQHTIAGTVLTMPVRVRHADVHTAMFSVDADAAQAMIDYSGLQVFQHRPGRSVVNLMLARYIDGDLGGYHEFGTAVMVNPPGTKARGLRALRSAGAFIHHLPVDQEFTLEAGRTIWGFPKIMSDFTVRDGKTLGFDVAADGQHIITMEFGRGLPVPGLFTSRPQVLQAFSHIDGATRQVPWEMKVSNVRGALGGTQIRLGTHPYARELAALGLPKRPMMSSTVGHVEMTFGDAVVITP; encoded by the coding sequence ATGGCTCTTTCGCAGCACACCATCGCTGGCACTGTGCTTACCATGCCGGTCCGCGTCCGTCACGCAGACGTGCATACCGCGATGTTCTCAGTCGACGCCGATGCAGCGCAGGCGATGATCGACTACAGCGGACTGCAGGTCTTCCAGCATCGGCCAGGGCGTTCCGTCGTCAACCTGATGTTGGCGCGCTACATCGACGGTGACCTCGGCGGCTACCACGAATTCGGTACCGCGGTAATGGTCAACCCGCCGGGTACCAAGGCCCGTGGTTTGCGTGCGCTGAGATCCGCCGGCGCATTCATCCACCACCTCCCCGTCGACCAGGAGTTCACCCTGGAGGCCGGGCGCACCATTTGGGGCTTCCCAAAAATCATGTCGGACTTCACGGTTCGTGACGGAAAGACCTTGGGTTTCGATGTGGCCGCCGACGGCCAGCACATCATCACGATGGAGTTCGGTCGCGGGCTGCCGGTGCCCGGCCTGTTCACGTCACGCCCGCAGGTGCTGCAGGCGTTCAGCCACATCGACGGCGCTACCCGGCAGGTGCCTTGGGAGATGAAGGTTTCCAACGTGCGCGGTGCGCTGGGCGGTACGCAGATCCGGCTGGGTACCCACCCGTATGCCCGCGAGTTGGCCGCGCTCGGCCTGCCGAAGCGGCCGATGATGTCCTCGACGGTGGGCCACGTCGAAATGACCTTCGGCGACGCCGTGGTGATCACGCCCTAG
- a CDS encoding cytochrome P450: MTEVMAEQDSTTKPDVDLTDGTFYADGGAHAAYRWMRANEPVFRDRNGLAAASTYQAVIEAERTPEVFSNAGGIRPDQPGFPYMIDMDDPAHLLRRKLVNAGFTRKRVHAQLPSIETLCDTLIDAVCERGECDFVRDIAAPLPMAVIGDMLGVLPEERGMLLKWSDDLVCGLSSHLDPESATFQAVMEAFSAYTAFTMDLIGKRRAEPADDLFSILVNAEVDGQRMTDDEIVFETLLILIGGDETTRHTLSGGTAALLRHPEQWDMLQREPDRLPVAIEEMLRWTSPVKNMCRTLTRDTEFCGTQLREGEKMLLLFESANFDETVFDDPERFDITREPNSHLAFGFGTHFCLGNQLARLELRLMTQRVLQRLPDLRLASGEALPLRPANFVSGLESMPVVFTPTAPVL, translated from the coding sequence ATGACCGAGGTAATGGCCGAACAGGACTCGACCACCAAGCCCGATGTCGATCTGACCGACGGCACGTTCTACGCCGACGGCGGGGCTCACGCCGCCTACCGGTGGATGCGTGCCAACGAGCCGGTCTTCCGCGACCGCAACGGGCTGGCTGCGGCGTCGACCTATCAGGCCGTGATCGAGGCCGAACGCACGCCGGAGGTGTTCTCCAACGCCGGCGGTATTCGTCCTGATCAGCCCGGCTTCCCCTACATGATCGACATGGACGACCCGGCACACCTGCTGCGCCGCAAACTGGTCAACGCCGGTTTCACCCGTAAGCGAGTGCACGCCCAGTTGCCGTCCATCGAGACGTTGTGCGACACGCTGATCGACGCGGTCTGCGAGCGCGGCGAATGCGACTTCGTCCGCGACATCGCCGCGCCACTGCCGATGGCGGTGATCGGCGACATGCTCGGCGTGCTGCCCGAAGAGCGCGGCATGTTGCTGAAGTGGTCCGATGACCTGGTGTGCGGGCTCAGCTCGCACCTGGACCCGGAATCGGCCACCTTCCAGGCCGTGATGGAGGCGTTCAGCGCCTACACCGCTTTCACCATGGACCTGATCGGTAAACGCCGCGCCGAACCCGCCGACGATCTGTTCTCCATCCTGGTCAACGCCGAGGTGGACGGGCAACGGATGACTGACGACGAGATCGTCTTCGAGACCCTGCTGATCCTGATCGGCGGCGACGAGACGACCCGGCACACCCTCTCGGGCGGCACTGCCGCGCTGCTGCGCCACCCCGAGCAATGGGACATGCTGCAACGCGAACCCGACCGGCTGCCGGTGGCGATCGAGGAGATGCTGCGCTGGACCTCGCCGGTGAAGAACATGTGCCGCACGTTGACCCGCGACACCGAATTCTGCGGTACGCAGCTTCGCGAGGGCGAGAAGATGCTGCTGCTGTTCGAGTCGGCCAACTTCGACGAAACCGTGTTCGACGACCCGGAACGCTTCGACATCACCCGAGAACCCAACAGCCACCTGGCATTCGGGTTCGGTACGCATTTCTGCCTTGGCAATCAGCTGGCCAGGCTGGAGTTGCGGTTGATGACGCAACGGGTCCTTCAGCGCCTGCCCGACCTGCGGTTGGCATCCGGTGAGGCTTTGCCGCTGCGGCCGGCGAACTTCGTCAGCGGCCTGGAATCGATGCCGGTGGTGTTCACCCCGACGGCTCCGGTGCTCTAG
- a CDS encoding thiolase domain-containing protein, whose translation MTQRDVAVVGFAHAPHVRRTDGTTNGVEMLMPCFAQLYSDLGIAQTDIGFWCSGSSDYLAGRAFSFISAIDSIGAVPPINESHVEMDGAWALYEAYIKVLTGEVDTALAYGFGKSSAGQLRRILALQTDPYTVAPLLPDSVSIAALQARMGLDGGQWTAEQMARVALDSFAQSDRVDSVESTTNLDELLERPFFANPLRRHDIAPITDGAAAIVLAAGDKARELCENPAWITGFEHRIESPVLGSRDLTRSASTTASTLAATGDDMPAVDVAEIHAPFTHQHLILTEAMRLPSKTKVNPSGGALAANPMFVAGLERIGFAAQHIFNGSAGRVLAHATSGPALQQNLVAVMEGRN comes from the coding sequence ATGACGCAACGCGATGTCGCGGTGGTGGGATTCGCCCACGCCCCGCACGTTCGCCGCACCGACGGCACTACCAACGGCGTCGAGATGTTGATGCCGTGTTTCGCCCAGTTGTACTCCGACCTGGGCATCGCCCAGACCGACATCGGATTCTGGTGCTCCGGTTCATCGGATTACCTTGCTGGACGCGCATTCTCGTTCATCTCGGCGATCGACTCGATCGGCGCGGTGCCGCCGATCAACGAGTCGCACGTGGAGATGGACGGCGCTTGGGCGCTGTACGAGGCCTACATCAAGGTGTTGACCGGCGAGGTCGACACCGCGCTGGCCTACGGGTTCGGCAAATCCTCGGCCGGCCAGCTGCGCCGGATCCTGGCCCTGCAGACCGACCCCTACACCGTCGCTCCGCTGCTGCCGGACTCCGTCTCGATCGCCGCGCTGCAGGCCCGCATGGGGCTCGACGGCGGTCAGTGGACCGCCGAGCAGATGGCCCGGGTGGCACTGGATTCGTTCGCACAGTCCGACCGCGTGGACTCCGTGGAATCGACGACGAACCTCGACGAACTGCTTGAGCGTCCGTTCTTCGCCAACCCGCTGCGCCGCCACGACATCGCGCCGATCACCGACGGGGCCGCCGCGATCGTGTTGGCCGCCGGCGACAAGGCCCGCGAACTGTGCGAAAACCCGGCCTGGATCACCGGTTTCGAACACCGCATCGAGTCCCCCGTGCTGGGCAGCCGGGATCTGACCCGTTCGGCGTCCACCACCGCCTCGACACTGGCCGCCACGGGCGACGACATGCCTGCGGTGGACGTGGCCGAGATCCACGCGCCGTTCACGCACCAGCACCTGATCCTGACCGAGGCGATGCGACTGCCGTCGAAGACGAAGGTCAATCCATCTGGAGGCGCCCTGGCGGCCAACCCGATGTTCGTCGCCGGCCTGGAACGCATCGGTTTCGCCGCACAGCACATCTTCAACGGCTCGGCGGGCCGGGTACTGGCCCACGCCACCAGCGGTCCTGCCCTGCAGCAGAACCTGGTCGCAGTGATGGAAGGACGCAACTGA
- a CDS encoding thiolase domain-containing protein — MAGQLAAVLGTGQTKYVAKRHDVSMNGLVREAIDRALADSGSTFDDIDAVVVGKAPDFFEGVMMPELFMADAMGATGKPMIRVHTAGSVGGSTAIVAASLVKAGKYRRVLAMSWEKQSESNAMWALSLPVPFTKPVGAGAGGYFAPHVRAYIRRSGAPLDTGAIVAVKDRLNGARNPLAHLHQPDITVEKVMASQMLWDPIRFDETCPSSDGACAIVIGDEEAAQARVDEGHPVAWIHATALRTEPLAYSGRDQVNPQASRDAAAALWRDAGITSPIDEIDAAEIYVPFSWFEPMWLESLGFAPEGEGWKLTQAGETAIGGKIPVNASGGVLSSNPIGASGMIRFAESAIQVMGKAGDHQVPNARKALGHAYGGGAQYFSMWVVGADKPAN; from the coding sequence ATGGCCGGTCAATTGGCTGCGGTGCTGGGCACCGGGCAGACGAAGTACGTCGCCAAGCGCCACGACGTATCCATGAACGGCTTGGTGCGTGAGGCTATCGACCGCGCACTGGCCGACTCGGGTTCGACGTTCGACGACATCGACGCCGTCGTGGTCGGTAAAGCACCGGACTTCTTCGAGGGCGTCATGATGCCCGAGTTGTTCATGGCCGACGCCATGGGCGCCACCGGCAAGCCGATGATCCGGGTGCACACCGCAGGCTCGGTGGGCGGCTCGACCGCGATCGTCGCCGCCAGCCTGGTCAAGGCCGGTAAGTACCGGCGAGTGCTGGCGATGTCCTGGGAGAAGCAGTCGGAGTCCAACGCCATGTGGGCGTTGAGCCTGCCGGTGCCCTTCACCAAGCCGGTCGGCGCCGGTGCCGGCGGCTACTTCGCCCCGCACGTGCGCGCCTACATCCGTCGTTCCGGGGCTCCGCTGGACACCGGCGCGATCGTCGCGGTCAAGGACCGGCTCAACGGGGCCCGCAACCCGCTGGCTCACCTGCATCAGCCCGACATCACCGTCGAGAAGGTCATGGCGTCCCAAATGCTGTGGGACCCCATCCGTTTCGATGAGACCTGCCCGTCCTCGGACGGCGCGTGCGCCATCGTGATCGGCGACGAGGAAGCCGCACAGGCCCGGGTCGACGAAGGCCACCCGGTGGCCTGGATCCACGCCACCGCGCTGCGCACCGAACCGCTGGCCTACTCCGGCCGCGACCAGGTCAACCCGCAGGCCAGTCGAGACGCCGCCGCCGCACTGTGGCGCGACGCCGGCATCACCAGCCCGATCGACGAGATCGACGCCGCGGAGATCTACGTGCCGTTCTCCTGGTTCGAGCCGATGTGGCTGGAAAGCCTGGGATTCGCCCCCGAAGGCGAAGGCTGGAAGCTGACCCAGGCCGGCGAGACCGCGATCGGCGGGAAGATCCCGGTGAACGCCTCCGGTGGGGTGCTGTCGTCCAACCCGATCGGCGCGTCCGGAATGATCCGGTTCGCCGAGTCGGCGATCCAGGTGATGGGCAAGGCCGGCGATCACCAGGTGCCGAACGCACGTAAAGCACTGGGCCACGCCTATGGCGGTGGCGCGCAGTACTTCTCGATGTGGGTCGTCGGCGCCGACAAGCCCGCCAACTGA
- a CDS encoding Zn-ribbon domain-containing OB-fold protein, which yields MTASQSHRAQIDEHEPPLSAPLKLSFDYTRSVGPVLGAFFTALRERRIVGVRGSDGRVYVPPAEYDPVTYEQLTEIVPVASVGTVVSWSWQPEPLEGQPLTVPFAWALIKLDGADVPMLHAVAVDSPKDISAGTRVHAHWADETVGAITDIAYFAVGEEPEPVGDSTDDRDPVTMVVVPTSLEIQHSASRPESAYLLALQEGKLLGARTGEDGKVYFPAREADPATGQQLDNFVELSNTGTVTTFAIINIPFAGQRIKPPYVAAYVLLDGADIPFLHLIQEIDAAEVRMGMRVEAVWKPREEWGLGIDNIEYFRPTGEPDADYDTYKHHL from the coding sequence GTGACTGCTAGCCAAAGCCACCGCGCGCAGATCGATGAGCATGAGCCACCCCTCTCTGCGCCGCTGAAGTTGTCCTTCGACTACACACGTTCAGTCGGCCCCGTCCTCGGCGCGTTCTTCACCGCCCTGCGTGAGCGCCGCATCGTCGGCGTCCGCGGATCCGACGGACGCGTCTATGTGCCGCCAGCCGAATACGACCCGGTGACCTACGAACAGCTCACCGAGATCGTACCGGTGGCCAGTGTCGGCACCGTGGTCTCGTGGTCGTGGCAGCCCGAGCCGCTTGAGGGCCAGCCGCTGACGGTCCCGTTCGCCTGGGCACTGATCAAGCTCGACGGCGCCGACGTACCGATGCTGCACGCGGTCGCCGTCGACAGCCCCAAGGACATCAGCGCCGGCACCCGGGTGCACGCACACTGGGCCGACGAGACCGTCGGCGCGATCACCGACATCGCCTACTTCGCCGTCGGTGAAGAACCCGAGCCGGTGGGCGACTCCACCGACGACCGGGATCCGGTGACCATGGTGGTCGTCCCGACCAGCCTGGAGATCCAGCACAGCGCATCGCGCCCGGAGAGCGCCTACCTGCTCGCGCTGCAGGAGGGCAAGCTGCTCGGTGCCCGCACCGGCGAAGACGGCAAGGTGTACTTCCCTGCGCGCGAAGCCGATCCGGCTACCGGACAGCAGCTGGACAACTTCGTCGAACTGTCCAACACCGGCACGGTGACCACCTTCGCCATCATCAACATCCCGTTCGCCGGCCAGCGCATCAAGCCGCCGTACGTGGCCGCCTATGTGCTGCTCGACGGCGCAGACATCCCGTTCCTGCACCTGATCCAGGAGATCGACGCCGCCGAGGTGCGGATGGGCATGCGTGTCGAAGCGGTCTGGAAGCCCCGCGAGGAGTGGGGCCTGGGCATCGACAACATCGAATACTTCCGGCCGACCGGCGAACCGGACGCCGACTACGACACCTACAAGCATCACCTGTGA
- a CDS encoding sulfotransferase family protein gives MTARTNVGTVEDLHASATKMVGLDDFGPDDDNYREALGVLLESYRTEADLTELGSKMNRFFLRGALVARLLSQAGWKANPGYADVAIERPIFVTGLPRTGTTALHRLLGADPAHQGLEMWLAEFPQPRPPRETWDTNPVFTQMQAQFEQHHQENPDYTGLHFMTADGLEECWQLLRQSLHSVSYETLAHLPTYSRWLAEQDWVPSYQRHRRNLQLIGLNEPEKRWVLKNPSHLFALDAIMAVYPDALIVQCHRPAETILASMCSLARHTTEGQSNTFVGARIGADEMETWARGLELFNTQRKQYDQAQFCDIDYRDFVADPLATAASIYERFGIALSDEARQAMADDYAASKTGPRAPKHEYSLADYGLTTEQVKERFAGL, from the coding sequence ATGACCGCGCGTACCAACGTCGGAACCGTCGAGGATCTGCACGCCTCGGCCACCAAGATGGTCGGCCTGGACGACTTCGGCCCCGACGACGACAACTACCGCGAAGCACTCGGCGTGCTGCTGGAGTCGTATCGCACCGAGGCCGACCTGACCGAGCTGGGCAGCAAGATGAACCGGTTCTTCCTGCGCGGTGCGCTGGTGGCCCGGCTGCTGTCGCAGGCCGGCTGGAAGGCGAACCCCGGGTACGCCGACGTCGCCATCGAGCGGCCGATCTTCGTCACCGGGCTGCCGCGCACCGGAACCACCGCGCTGCACCGCCTGCTGGGGGCCGACCCGGCGCATCAGGGCTTGGAGATGTGGCTGGCCGAGTTCCCGCAGCCCCGCCCGCCGCGCGAAACCTGGGACACCAACCCGGTTTTCACCCAGATGCAGGCGCAGTTCGAGCAGCATCACCAGGAGAACCCGGACTACACCGGGCTGCACTTCATGACCGCCGACGGTCTGGAGGAGTGCTGGCAGCTGCTGCGCCAGTCGCTGCACTCGGTGTCCTATGAGACGCTGGCGCACCTGCCGACCTACTCGCGCTGGCTCGCCGAGCAAGACTGGGTTCCGTCGTATCAGCGTCACCGCCGCAACCTGCAGCTGATCGGCCTCAACGAGCCGGAGAAGCGTTGGGTGCTCAAGAATCCCAGCCACCTGTTCGCCCTCGACGCGATCATGGCGGTCTACCCCGATGCGCTCATCGTGCAGTGCCACCGGCCCGCGGAGACCATCCTGGCGTCGATGTGCTCGTTGGCCCGGCACACCACCGAGGGCCAGTCGAACACCTTCGTGGGCGCGCGGATCGGCGCCGACGAGATGGAGACCTGGGCCCGCGGCCTGGAGTTGTTCAACACCCAGCGCAAGCAGTACGACCAGGCCCAGTTCTGCGACATCGACTATCGCGATTTCGTCGCGGACCCGCTGGCCACCGCCGCGAGCATCTACGAACGGTTCGGAATTGCGCTCTCCGACGAGGCACGCCAGGCGATGGCCGACGATTACGCGGCCAGCAAGACCGGGCCGCGCGCGCCGAAACACGAGTACTCGCTTGCCGATTACGGCCTGACCACCGAGCAGGTCAAGGAGCGCTTCGCCGGCCTGTGA
- a CDS encoding nuclear transport factor 2 family protein codes for MNADHPAHVAGKRSRDAVIARDKEAWLAVFADDAIVQDPIGPSHFDPEGKGHRGRDEISAFWDKAIASTDKIEFNFSDTFQCGDEEANTGNITITMGGHQIVTEGVFTYRANEKGELVALRAYWELDRAAKTARKL; via the coding sequence ATGAATGCAGATCACCCCGCCCACGTAGCAGGTAAGCGCTCGCGCGACGCCGTCATCGCCCGCGACAAGGAAGCCTGGCTGGCGGTCTTCGCCGACGACGCGATCGTGCAGGACCCCATCGGGCCGTCGCACTTCGACCCGGAGGGCAAGGGCCACCGCGGCCGCGACGAGATCTCGGCGTTCTGGGATAAGGCGATCGCGTCCACCGACAAGATCGAGTTCAACTTCTCCGACACCTTCCAGTGCGGTGACGAGGAAGCCAACACCGGCAACATCACCATCACCATGGGTGGCCACCAGATCGTCACCGAGGGTGTCTTCACCTACCGGGCGAACGAGAAGGGCGAACTCGTCGCGCTGCGCGCCTACTGGGAGTTGGACCGGGCTGCCAAGACCGCCCGCAAGCTCTGA